The following coding sequences lie in one Anopheles ziemanni unplaced genomic scaffold, idAnoZiCoDA_A2_x.2 scaffold_36_ctg1, whole genome shotgun sequence genomic window:
- the LOC131292924 gene encoding uncharacterized protein LOC131292924, with product MGDTLEGTLLGPITSPAVSSAENTPAKADVTIDIEITDDEGAGTTPEAPDVLAVAPQCTQSASPVIASPSDMPAATPVALPDDQPAEAKNQEGAASAIEEGLIATLEVLRRSAERNEKLMEELRAENRELRSLVQELTKQVSVLSKNQLTEQTITEGKETIKCLVAEAMGQEDRSKESRSKNKRELPPQQQQSRSTQQQQHSRKANPQKLAKTQRSTAEEPWQMAKSKHRPAHDRQSQPDVGQTGSGHTGQKRVDTAKKSTQTVQPASQRARPNIKGRPDVITVTPPEGVSFLDVFRRVRAVPEMAELVRKGSRIAGNTAEMVLKKTADSKAVLSKVKELAPEGSMVILRVDTVSLRLRGVDMLAEKADVAAAVGAAIGDTITEGDVVLHRYSRGDQRANVRVPRRFANALIGEKLLVGCSRSRVELAPRKPMDQATCGRCLLRGHLARNCSGPDRTALCRKCGGEGHKAANCHNKERCLECGGPHTLGSARCGNRRPNSL from the coding sequence ATGGGGGACACCCTGGAAGGGACGCTGTTGGGGCCCATCACGTCACCGGCGGTGTCATCAGCCGAAAACACCCCAGCGAAAGCAGATGTCACTATCGATATCGAAATCACCGACGACGAGGGAGCGGGCACTACTCCAGAGGCTCCCGACGTGCTGGCAGTCGCACCACAATGTACACAATCCGCTTCGCCCGTCATCGCCTCGCCATCCGATATGCCCGCCGCAACACCCGTCGCTCTGCCAGACGATCAGCCAGCGGAGGCGAAGAATCAGGAGGGTGCGGCGTCGGCCATCGAGGAGGGCCTAATAGCCACCCTTGAGGTTTTGCGGCGCAGTGCGGAGCGAAACGAAAAGTTGATGGAAGAGCTCCGAGCAGAGAACCGGGAGCTTAGATCACTGGTTCAAGAGCTAACGAAGCAAGTGAGCGTTTTGTCAAAGAACCAGCTGACTGAACAGACCATCACAGAGGGGAAGGAGACAATCAAGTGCCTGGTGGCCGAAGCAATGGGCCAGGAGGATAGGTCCAAGGAAAGTAGGAGTAAAAACAAGCGTGAGCTGccaccacagcagcagcagtcgcggTcgacacagcagcagcaacattcgCGGAAGGCGAACCCGCAGAAGCTGGCGAAGACTCAGCGATCCACCGCCGAGGAGCCATGGCAGATGGCCAAGAGTAAACATCGCCCCGCACATGACCGGCAGTCGCAGCCAGATGTGGGGCAGACGGGAAGTGGCCACACTGGCCAAAAGCGGGTGGACACGGCGAAGAAGAGCACGCAGACAGTCCAACCGGCGAGTCAGCGAGCCCGTCCGAACATCAAGGGCCGCCCGGACGTCATTACCGTGACACCCCCGGAGGGCGTTTCATTCTTAGACGTTTTCCGCCGCGTACGAGCGGTCCCGGAGATGGCCGAGCTGGTGCGAAAGGGCTCGCGCATTGCGGGGAACACGGCCGAGATGGTGCTCAAGAAGACCGCGGACTCAAAGGCAGTGCTCAGCAAGGTCAAGGAGCTAGCTCCAGAAGGGAGCATGGTCATTCTCCGGGTGGACACCGTTTCTCTGCGGCTGCGCGGAGTTGACATGCTGGCCGAGAAGGCAGACGTCGCGGCAGCAGTGGGGGCGGCAATCGGAGACACCATCACCGAGGGGGACGTCGTCCTGCATCGTTATAGCCGTGGCGATCAGCGGGCGAACGTGCGAGTTCCTCGCCGCTTTGCCAACGCGCTCATCGGCGAGAAGCTACTTGTGGGCTGCTCGCGATCACGGGTGGAGCTGGCTCCGAGGAAGCCGATGGACCAAGCAACCTGCGGCCGCTGCCTGCTGCGAGGACACCTCGCACGAAATTGCAGTGGCCCCGACCGCACCGCACTGTGCCGTAAGTGCGGAGGCGAAGGGCATAAGGCGGCGAACTGCCATAACAAGGAAAGGTGCCTGGAGTGTGGAGGACCACACACCCTCGGGTCGGCACGCTGCGGAAACCGCCGTCCAAATTCACTGTAG